The genomic interval GCGCATTGGCGAGCAGATCGCCGAAGTCGCCCAGCGTCACCTCGGGATGAACTGGCGGCAGGCCCGCGAACGGGCGCTGGAACTGCTGGGCCGTGTCCGCATCCCGCAGCCCGAACGCGCCATCGACGCCTATCCGCATCAACTGTCCGGCGGGCAGCGCCAGCGCGTCGCCATCGCCTCGGCCATCGCGGCCAAACCAAAGCTGCTGATCGCCGACGAACCGACCAGCGCGCTCGACATGGTGGTGCAGTCCGAGATCGTGGCCCTGCTGGATGAACTCGTCCGCGCCGACGGCATGACGCTGCTGTTCATCACCCACGACATGGCACTGGCCTCCGGCTTTGCCGACCGCATCGCCGTGTTTCGCAATGGCGCTCTGGTTGAAACCGGCCCCGCCCAAAGCGTGCTCGGCAATCCGCAGACTGACTACACCGCGACACTCATCGCCAGCCATATCGACCTCACCAGTCCGCCGCTGATCGGGGTGGCGTCATGACCAAATTGTTGTCG from Devosia sp. 2618 carries:
- a CDS encoding ABC transporter ATP-binding protein; this encodes MTAPLVNISNLSVTYRGSEQAALDAINLSMGFGERLAIIGESGSGKSTLGLALAGLLPTDARISGSLVWPDLAQPQPGRDIGMVFQDPGNSLNPVLRIGEQIAEVAQRHLGMNWRQARERALELLGRVRIPQPERAIDAYPHQLSGGQRQRVAIASAIAAKPKLLIADEPTSALDMVVQSEIVALLDELVRADGMTLLFITHDMALASGFADRIAVFRNGALVETGPAQSVLGNPQTDYTATLIASHIDLTSPPLIGVAS